The following proteins are co-located in the Malus sylvestris chromosome 13, drMalSylv7.2, whole genome shotgun sequence genome:
- the LOC126596928 gene encoding transcription factor MUTE-like isoform X1, producing the protein MSHIAVERNRRKQMNEHLKVLRSLTPCFYIKRGDQASIIGGVIEFIKELHQVLQTLESNKRRKSISPSPNPSPRPVALLPQKYPTAPQLHQNPNFNFNLGTENHHHVINKELAIGASCNSPVADVEAKISGSNVVMKIISQRIPGQIAKIIGVLERLSFDVLHLNISSMEDTVLYSFVIKKQKNELKYYMRSPADRIWTSFQESHVIS; encoded by the exons ATGTCTCACATAGCTGTGGAGAGGAACAGGAGAAAACAGATGAATGAGCATCTCAAAGTCTTACGCTCTTTGACCCCTTGTTTCTACATCAAAAGG GGAGACCAAGCATCAATCATAGGAGGTGTGATAGAATTCATCAAGGAATTGCATCAAGTTTTACAGACTCTGGAAtctaacaaaagaagaaaaagcatAAGCCCTAGCCCTAATCCAAGCCCAAGACCAGTAGCCCTACTGCCTCAGAAATATCCAACGGCTCCGCAACttcatcaaaaccctaattttaattttaatttggggACTGAAAATCATCACCATGTGATCAATAAGGAACTAGCTATAGGAGCAAGTTGCAACTCTCCGGTGGCTGACGTCGAAGCAAAGATCTCGGGATCTAACGTGGTGATGAAGATAATATCTCAGCGAATACCTGGCCAAATTGCCAAGATCATTGGTGTTCTCGAGAGGCTTTCATTTGATGTCCTTCATCTCAACATCAGCAGCATGGAAGACACTGTTTTATACTCTTTTGTAATCAAG AAACAGAAAAACGAACTGAAGTACTATATGCGATCACCTGCGGATAGAATATGGACTAGCTTCCAGGAGTCGCATGTTATTAGCTAA
- the LOC126596928 gene encoding transcription factor MUTE-like isoform X3, translating to MSHIAVERNRRKQMNEHLKVLRSLTPCFYIKRGDQASIIGGVIEFIKELHQVLQTLESNKRRKSISPSPNPSPRPVALLPQKYPTAPQLHQNPNFNFNLGTENHHHVINKELAIGASCNSPVADVEAKISGSNVVMKIISQRIPGQIAKIIGVLERLSFDVLHLNISSMEDTVLYSFVIKIGLECQLSVEELVLEVQQSVRSDAN from the exons ATGTCTCACATAGCTGTGGAGAGGAACAGGAGAAAACAGATGAATGAGCATCTCAAAGTCTTACGCTCTTTGACCCCTTGTTTCTACATCAAAAGG GGAGACCAAGCATCAATCATAGGAGGTGTGATAGAATTCATCAAGGAATTGCATCAAGTTTTACAGACTCTGGAAtctaacaaaagaagaaaaagcatAAGCCCTAGCCCTAATCCAAGCCCAAGACCAGTAGCCCTACTGCCTCAGAAATATCCAACGGCTCCGCAACttcatcaaaaccctaattttaattttaatttggggACTGAAAATCATCACCATGTGATCAATAAGGAACTAGCTATAGGAGCAAGTTGCAACTCTCCGGTGGCTGACGTCGAAGCAAAGATCTCGGGATCTAACGTGGTGATGAAGATAATATCTCAGCGAATACCTGGCCAAATTGCCAAGATCATTGGTGTTCTCGAGAGGCTTTCATTTGATGTCCTTCATCTCAACATCAGCAGCATGGAAGACACTGTTTTATACTCTTTTGTAATCAAG ATAGGGCTGGAGTGTCAGTTGAGCGTAGAAGAACTAGTACTTGAAGTTCAACAAAGTGTGCGCTCAGACGCAAATTAA
- the LOC126596928 gene encoding transcription factor MUTE-like isoform X2: MSHIAVERNRRKQMNEHLKVLRSLTPCFYIKRGDQASIIGGVIEFIKELHQVLQTLESNKRRKSISPSPNPSPRPVALLPQKYPTAPQLHQNPNFNFNLGTENHHHVINKELAIGASCNSPVADVEAKISGSNVVMKIISQRIPGQIAKIIGVLERLSFDVLHLNISSMEDTVLYSFVIKKNELKYYMRSPADRIWTSFQESHVIS; the protein is encoded by the exons ATGTCTCACATAGCTGTGGAGAGGAACAGGAGAAAACAGATGAATGAGCATCTCAAAGTCTTACGCTCTTTGACCCCTTGTTTCTACATCAAAAGG GGAGACCAAGCATCAATCATAGGAGGTGTGATAGAATTCATCAAGGAATTGCATCAAGTTTTACAGACTCTGGAAtctaacaaaagaagaaaaagcatAAGCCCTAGCCCTAATCCAAGCCCAAGACCAGTAGCCCTACTGCCTCAGAAATATCCAACGGCTCCGCAACttcatcaaaaccctaattttaattttaatttggggACTGAAAATCATCACCATGTGATCAATAAGGAACTAGCTATAGGAGCAAGTTGCAACTCTCCGGTGGCTGACGTCGAAGCAAAGATCTCGGGATCTAACGTGGTGATGAAGATAATATCTCAGCGAATACCTGGCCAAATTGCCAAGATCATTGGTGTTCTCGAGAGGCTTTCATTTGATGTCCTTCATCTCAACATCAGCAGCATGGAAGACACTGTTTTATACTCTTTTGTAATCAAG AAAAACGAACTGAAGTACTATATGCGATCACCTGCGGATAGAATATGGACTAGCTTCCAGGAGTCGCATGTTATTAGCTAA